A segment of the Xenorhabdus bovienii SS-2004 genome:
GGTAAAAGTCGCACAACCGTTACGCTCAATGCACTACAGCCAGTAACACGGCTCATAGAAGATATTCAACGGTTGGATATCAAAATTCTTATCGGGAGTAAGTGGGGGGAGTTAGTCAAAGCAACTGTAGTTCTTGTACCAAAAGCCACAGTGGAAGCCGCCGAACTGATTAACTGGACTAAAGAGCGAATAGGCACTGTATTTGCACCAAAAGCTATCGACTTCGTTAATTCTATTCCAACAACTGAAAATGGCAAACACGATAAATCAGTATTACGCACATCTCACAGTCGATGATTCCATTACAATTTTACATATAGATCAAATAAAAAATCTAGCATGGCAAAAGCGTAGAAGTCGCCTTTGCCATAACATAAAGAACTACCCCCCGTTCGGGAAAATCAATGTCTGACCCGGTGCTTCGCGATTCAGATGAATAAAGTTCAGATGCTTTTCGTAGTGATCGAGAATATCGCTGATAATTTGTTCTTTGGTGTAATCCATCAAGTCATTGCCCTGAGTCCCTTCCATCAAGAAAGTTTCCAATCGGTAATAGTAAGATTTACCCGATCTGGCACGATAGGTAAATCCAGGCACGGAATAACGCCGCGGCCAAACCTGGTACACAAAGTTTTGTTCATCCCCCAGTTCGACAATTAATTCAAGCGGGCTCAGTCGTTCGTCCCCTTCTGATGGCAGCGTATTAAACTGTACTTTCGCGCCACGTAATTCCAACTCTTTTGCTACTTCCTGCATGGCAGGACGACAAACCATATCCAGCATTCGTTGGGTACTTTTCGTGCCCGGAAAATTCATCATGCGGCTCAGACGTTGTTTCCAGTTCAACGAACCATTGTCATGTACCAATGTTGGCGAGGTATTCTGCAATGAACTGGCTTTGCGGAAATCTTCCACACGCAAAGATTTATACAATCCTGCCATGACAAAGAAAATCACAAAGCTGAAAGGCAACCCCATGATTACCGTCATATTTTGCAAAGCAGAAATGCCATCCGTCATTAATATACCCAGTGTTAATACACCAATCGCCACTGACCAAAAGACACGTAGCCAGTTAGGAGCATCATTATTGATATCACTGAGATTTGAGGTGAAATTCCCCAGAACCAACGACCCTGAATCTGCCGATGTGACATAAAACAGCAATCCCGTGATCGTAGCAACAGAGGCGCTGAACGTGAAGGCCGGATAAAGTGCCAGCAAGCCATAAAAACCTTGCTCTGGGTGCTCCAATACCGTTTCGGCCAATTGACGATTACCATGCAGGATTTCATACAATACACTGTTACCAAAAATCGATAACCATAACAGCGTAAAGACAAACGGAATGATCAGCGTTCCCATCACAAACTGACGAATAGTTCTGCCACGGGAAATACGCGCAAGGAATAATCCAACAAACGGTGACCAGGCAACCCACCATGCCCAGAAAAACAGCGTCCAGTTATTCATCCATTCGGTCGGGCGTTCAAATGCAAAACTATTGAGTGTCATTCCCATGAAACGGCTGATGTAATCTCCAACATTTTGCACTAATCCATTAAGCAGAAACTCAGTATTTCCTACAAACAGAATAAACAGGATCAAGCCCAGTGCCAGCAGTACATTCAACTCGGACAGAAACCTAATACCTTTGTTCACGCCAGAAGTGACAGAAACAATGGCCATCACAACCGACAGCAGTATCAACCCACCCTGAACCCCCAAACCTTGAGGCAGTCCAAACAGCACTTTCAGACCATAATTCAATTGCACCACCCCAATGCCCAATGTGGTTGCAATACCGAAAATCGTACCTATCACTGCCGCAATATCCACGGCATGACCAATAGAGCCTTTTATTCGATTGCCAAAAATAGGATAAAGTGCAGAACGAATGGTCAATGGCAGATTATAACGATAGCTGAAATATCCCAGTGCGATCCCCATCAAGGCATACATTGACCAGCCCGTCAGGCCATAGTGAAACAGTGTCCACACCATCGCCTGACGAGCTGCTTCAATAGTTTCTCCTTCACCCGTTGGCGGCCGCATGTATTGTGTGACTGGCTCAGCCACTGAGAAAAACATCAAATCAATGCCTATCCCTGCGGCAAACAGCATCGCAGCCCAACTAAGCAAACTGAATTCCGGCTTAGATTGCTCCGGCCCCAATTTGATAGAACCAAAACGAGAAGCGGCAACAAAAATAACAAATACAATGTAAAGCGTTGCGGCCAGCAAATAATACCAACCGAATGTTTTGGACACCCAATCCAGCGTATTTTTTATCCAGATACTTGTCGCATCAGTGAAAAAAATCGTGAATAAAGAAAAAACGATAATCAGCCCTGCCGAGGTGAAAAAAACGACAGAATTAAGAGTATCCTTCTGAGTGTTTTTTGGACTGTCTGGTGTGTTCATAGGCAGTTCCTGAAGTTAATGAAAATAAAAAGACAAAAAAGAATAAAACAACTAACTATTTGAATAAAAAACAAAAATTATGTTACCTCGAATAAATTTAACCAACTATTGTGAATATATTGTAATAAAACATATTTAATTTTGATTGAACATTCAATTAAAAAAAAGTTTAATGGTTGCCAAATGATTGATTCTCTGAGCATAAAAACATGCCAAAAATTGGAATGCAGTCGATAAGAAAACAGCAACTCATTGATGCAACATTAGCCGTAGTCAATGAGGTTGGAATGCAGGATGCCAGTATTGCGCAAATAGCCCGAAAAGCAGGCGTTTCCAACGGTATTATCAGCCATTATTTCAAGGATAAGAATGGGTTATTGGAAGCCACCATGCGTTACTTATTACACCAACTCGGAATGGCTGTAGCACGGCGGTTACGGCTGCTCGATAATGCAACCCCAGCCCAGAGGCTGAAAGCCATTGTTGAAGGAAATTTTGATGCCAGCCAAATCAGCAGTGCAGCAATGAAAACCTGGTTAGCTTTCTGGGCAAGCAGCATACACCAACCCAATCTATACCGGCTACAACAAGTGAACGAACGTCGTTTGTATTCCAATATTTGTATCGAATTCAGGCATGTCTTGCCAAAAGCAGAAGCCCGACTGGCAGCACAAGGGCTGGCTGCCCTGATTGACGGTATCTGGCTGAGAAGTGCATTAAGCAGCAAGCCTTTTGACATAAAAAGTGCGTTCACTATCACCTTCGATTATATCGAACAGAAACTCGGAACACCTTACACAGCCTGAATTCTGACTAAGGAGAATCCATGACTCGTTTTGGCTTACAAAAGCTTTATATCCACGGCACTTACGTTAATAGCGTTAATCCCGATAAAAATACTTTTGATGCGATCAATCCAGCTAATGGTGAGGTCATCGCTCAATTACAATCTGCGACAGAGCAGGATGTTGAGCTGGCCGTCAAAAGTGCTCAGAAAGGGCAGAAAATCTGGGCAGCGATGACTGCTGTAGAGCGTTCACGGATCTTACTCAAAGCGGTTGATATCCTGCGCGAACGCAATGATGTACTGGCTGAGCTAGAAACACTGGATACGGGCAAGCCACTGTCTGAAACTCAATATGTTGATATTGTCACTGGTGCGGATGTACTGGAATATTACGCTGGCTTGATCCATTCTCTCGAAGGTCAGCAGATTCCACTACGAGAATCATCTTTCGTCTATACGCGCCGTGAACCACTTGGCGTCGTTGCAGGTATCGGGGCATGGAACTACCCAATTCAAATTGCCCTCTGGAAATCAGCACCAGCACTGGCGGCCGGTAATGCTATGATTTTCAAACCCAGTGAAGTTACGTCACTCACCGCCCTGAAATTAGCCGAGATTTATACTGAAGCAGGCGTGCCAGATGGGGTATTTAACGTTCTGACTGGCGCAGGTCATGAAGTGGGGCACACTCTGACAGTACATCCTGAAATCGCCAAGATGTCGTTTACGGGTGGCATTGTCACAGGCAAAAAAGTCATGGCAAATGCATCTGGATCAAACTTGAAAGAAGTCACAATGGAGCTGGGTGGAAAATCCCCGCTGATCATTTTTGATGATGCCGATCTGGATCGTGCTGCTGATATCGCCATGATGGCAAACTTTTTCAGCTCCGGTCAGGTCTGTACCAATGGGACACGAGTTTTTGTCCCGAAAACACTGGCTCCCCAATTTGAAGCCAAAATCGTTGAGCGCGTTAAACGCATTCGCATAGGCTCTCCCCTCGATCCAAATACCAACTTTGGCCCTCTGGTGAGCTTTCCACATATGGAATCTGTATTGCGTTACATCGAAAGCGGTAAGTCTTCCCATGCACGACTACTGTGTGGCGGTGAACGTCTGCTGGAAGGTGAATTAGCGAAAGGTGCATTCGTTGCACCAACGGTATTTAGCGACTGTACAGATGATATGCTGATTGTGCAGGAAGAAATTTTCGGCCCTGTGATGTGTATCCTGACCTATGAAACGGAAGATGAAGTGATCAACCGCGCCAATAACACCGATTATGGTCTCGCCGCAGGATTAGTGACACAAAATTTATCCCGTGCACATCGCGTGATCCATCAACTGGAAGCAGGGATCTGCTGGATCAACACATGGGGAGAATCTCAAGCAGCCATGCCAGTAGGTGGCTACAAACATTCTGGGATTGGCCGTGAAAATGGGCTGGTCACATTGCAAAATTACACACAAACCAAATCAATACAGGTGGAGCTGGGTCATTTTGAATCCCTATTTTAATCTATGACTGAAACAGAGGAGATAACAATGGTATTTGATTACATTATTATCGGAGCTGGTTCAGCAGGTAATGTGCTTGCAACCCGTTTAACGGAAGATAGCGATGTCACTGTCCTGCTGCTCGAAGCTGGCGGGCCTGATTACCGATTCGACTTCCGTACCCAAATGCCAGCTGCGCTGGCATATCCCTTGCAGGGAACCCGTTATAATTGGGCATATGAAACCGACCCTGAACCCCATATGAACAACCGACGCATGGAGTGTGGCCGTGGCAAAGGGCTGGGGGGTTCTTCACTGATCAATGGTATGTGCTATATCCGCGGCAATGCGCTGGATTTTGACAACTGGGCAACGCTATCAGGTCTGGAAGACTGGGCTTATCTCGATTGTCTGCCCTACTTCCGTAAAGCGGAGACTCGGGACATGGGGGCAAATGACTATCACGGTGATGATGGACCAGTCAGCGTCACTACGCCCAAACCGGTCAATAATGAACTTTTTCATGTGATGATAGAAGCCGGTATCCAAGCAGGATATCCACGTACTGACGATCTGAATGGCTATCAGCAAGAAGGTTTTGGCCCAATGGATCGTACTGTCACCCCTGAAGGCCGTCGTGCCAGCACTGCCCGTGGTTATCTGGATCAAGCACGGTCGCGCTCAAACCTCACCATCATTACCCACGCCTTGACAGATACGCTCGAATTTGAGGGAAAAATGGCCGTCGGCGTCAATTTTTATCAAGGTAACACATCGACTTTAACGCAGGCAAAAGCACGTAAAGAAGTATTACTTTGTGCCGGCGCGATCGCTTCCCCACAGATTTTGCAACGCTCAGGCATTGGCCCTGAAGAAATCCTGAACGAGTTTGGCATTCCGGTGGTACAGATATTAGCGGGGGTTGGGCAAAATCTTCAGGATCATCTTGAAATGTATTTGCAGTATGAATGCCTCAAGCCGGTTTCTCTCTATCCAGCCTTGAAATGGTACAACCAGCCAAAGATTGGCGCTGAATGGTTATTCAAAGGCACAGGGATTGGGGCGAGCAATCAATTTGAAGCTGGTGGATTTATCCGTACCAGTGAAAAATTTACCTGGCCAAATATTCAGTTTCATTTT
Coding sequences within it:
- the betI gene encoding transcriptional regulator BetI, which encodes MPKIGMQSIRKQQLIDATLAVVNEVGMQDASIAQIARKAGVSNGIISHYFKDKNGLLEATMRYLLHQLGMAVARRLRLLDNATPAQRLKAIVEGNFDASQISSAAMKTWLAFWASSIHQPNLYRLQQVNERRLYSNICIEFRHVLPKAEARLAAQGLAALIDGIWLRSALSSKPFDIKSAFTITFDYIEQKLGTPYTA
- a CDS encoding choline transporter, giving the protein MNTPDSPKNTQKDTLNSVVFFTSAGLIIVFSLFTIFFTDATSIWIKNTLDWVSKTFGWYYLLAATLYIVFVIFVAASRFGSIKLGPEQSKPEFSLLSWAAMLFAAGIGIDLMFFSVAEPVTQYMRPPTGEGETIEAARQAMVWTLFHYGLTGWSMYALMGIALGYFSYRYNLPLTIRSALYPIFGNRIKGSIGHAVDIAAVIGTIFGIATTLGIGVVQLNYGLKVLFGLPQGLGVQGGLILLSVVMAIVSVTSGVNKGIRFLSELNVLLALGLILFILFVGNTEFLLNGLVQNVGDYISRFMGMTLNSFAFERPTEWMNNWTLFFWAWWVAWSPFVGLFLARISRGRTIRQFVMGTLIIPFVFTLLWLSIFGNSVLYEILHGNRQLAETVLEHPEQGFYGLLALYPAFTFSASVATITGLLFYVTSADSGSLVLGNFTSNLSDINNDAPNWLRVFWSVAIGVLTLGILMTDGISALQNMTVIMGLPFSFVIFFVMAGLYKSLRVEDFRKASSLQNTSPTLVHDNGSLNWKQRLSRMMNFPGTKSTQRMLDMVCRPAMQEVAKELELRGAKVQFNTLPSEGDERLSPLELIVELGDEQNFVYQVWPRRYSVPGFTYRARSGKSYYYRLETFLMEGTQGNDLMDYTKEQIISDILDHYEKHLNFIHLNREAPGQTLIFPNGG
- a CDS encoding AMP-binding enzyme; its protein translation is MRIREYFERLLHDTPDNANAIEYEHNWWTWGKSRTTVTLNALQPVTRLIEDIQRLDIKILIGSKWGELVKATVVLVPKATVEAAELINWTKERIGTVFAPKAIDFVNSIPTTENGKHDKSVLRTSHSR
- the betA gene encoding choline dehydrogenase, whose amino-acid sequence is MVFDYIIIGAGSAGNVLATRLTEDSDVTVLLLEAGGPDYRFDFRTQMPAALAYPLQGTRYNWAYETDPEPHMNNRRMECGRGKGLGGSSLINGMCYIRGNALDFDNWATLSGLEDWAYLDCLPYFRKAETRDMGANDYHGDDGPVSVTTPKPVNNELFHVMIEAGIQAGYPRTDDLNGYQQEGFGPMDRTVTPEGRRASTARGYLDQARSRSNLTIITHALTDTLEFEGKMAVGVNFYQGNTSTLTQAKARKEVLLCAGAIASPQILQRSGIGPEEILNEFGIPVVQILAGVGQNLQDHLEMYLQYECLKPVSLYPALKWYNQPKIGAEWLFKGTGIGASNQFEAGGFIRTSEKFTWPNIQFHFLPVAINYNGSNAVNEHGFQAHVGSMRSPSRGRVKITSRDPRQHPSILFNYMSTAQDWQEFRDAIRITREIMAQPALASYCGREISPGTDIQTDEQLNTFIRERAETAFHPSCSCKMGTDEMAVVDGQGRVHGVKNLRVIDASIMPEIITGNLNATTIMIAEKIADKIRGRNPLPRSQAKYYVANGAPARKSAQNTPSVN
- the betB gene encoding betaine-aldehyde dehydrogenase, which produces MTRFGLQKLYIHGTYVNSVNPDKNTFDAINPANGEVIAQLQSATEQDVELAVKSAQKGQKIWAAMTAVERSRILLKAVDILRERNDVLAELETLDTGKPLSETQYVDIVTGADVLEYYAGLIHSLEGQQIPLRESSFVYTRREPLGVVAGIGAWNYPIQIALWKSAPALAAGNAMIFKPSEVTSLTALKLAEIYTEAGVPDGVFNVLTGAGHEVGHTLTVHPEIAKMSFTGGIVTGKKVMANASGSNLKEVTMELGGKSPLIIFDDADLDRAADIAMMANFFSSGQVCTNGTRVFVPKTLAPQFEAKIVERVKRIRIGSPLDPNTNFGPLVSFPHMESVLRYIESGKSSHARLLCGGERLLEGELAKGAFVAPTVFSDCTDDMLIVQEEIFGPVMCILTYETEDEVINRANNTDYGLAAGLVTQNLSRAHRVIHQLEAGICWINTWGESQAAMPVGGYKHSGIGRENGLVTLQNYTQTKSIQVELGHFESLF